In the genome of Streptomyces sp. P3, the window GCGTAGACCGTCGCCGTCCACGTGCCGCTGCCGAGGAAGGACAGCGGGAGGGACAGCGTCCGGGCGCTCTCGTCGGTCATCGCGCCCAGGTACCAGGTGTTGCCCTTGCGGCGAGCCACCGCCACGTACCGTCCGATCGACCCGGCGAGGGCGCGGCTCTGGTCCCAGCTGGTGGGGACGGCGTCGAACCACGGCAACCCGGGCCAGCCGGCGGTGCCGGCGTACTTGGACGGCTGGTCGTACCAGTAGAGGAAGGCCAGCGGCTGGTAGTACACGGCGGCCATCGCCATCTGGTGGGCGTTGGTGGTCCGGTTCCGCGACTGCCCGTAGCAGATGGTGTAGTCCATGGGGCCGCCGATGTTGCGGGCGAACGGCAGCGTCACGTTGTGGCTCGCGGTCGGGAAGCGCTCGTTGCCGCGCACGCCCTCCAGGCTGATCCAGTTCGGGTAGGTGCGCTCGTAGCCGAACGGCCTGACGTCGTCGTGCAGGTCGATCAGCAGCTCGTGCCCGGCCGCCGTCCTGACCCAGTTCGTGATCTGGTTCGTCATCGCCTGGGTGCCGTCGTTGATGAACCCGAGCTTGACGCCCGCGACGCCCCAGCCCTTGTAGAGGTCGAACAGGCTGTCGGGACTGCCCGCCGCTCTGCGGTCGACGTAGAGGATGACACCGATGCCCTTGCCCGCGGCGTAGGAGAGGACCGAGGGCAGGTCGATCTCCGGTATGGGCTTCGTCGCGTCGGTGCTGTGGCTGGCGTCGCCGTACCACCCGTCGTCGTACTCGATGTACTGCATGCCGCGGGCCACGGCGAAGTCGACGCCGGCCATCCCGCCGGCGGTGGTGAGCTGGCAGCGGAAGGCCTTGCCGGGCCTGATCCACGAGGTGTCGGCCAGGGCGGTGGCGGGGGCCAGGCTGAGTACCAGCTCGGCGTTGTCGACCAGCTCGGCATGGGTGGAGCCGGTCACGACGGCCCGCCATGGGGTGGCGAACGGCGTGGTCACCGTCGAGGTCGTCCGGACCGTGTCCGCACCCCGGGCGGTGTGCTCCATCAGGTAGGCGGCGAGGGCGCCCGGCTGCCCCGGCACGGAACTGAGCATCAGCCGCGGGAAACCGACGCGGGAGGACTCGCAGACGCAGGCGATCAGGCCGCCCGTCGCGTACGTGGCGGTCAGCGGCAGATCGGTCAGCGGTCCGGTGTCCGTGGTGGAGGTGCCCGTGGAGGGGATCGCGTCGGGG includes:
- a CDS encoding glycoside hydrolase family 97 protein — its product is MSEPDAYGSPGGLSRRGLLRGAAVTAGAAALGVGASGTADAADALVTATAPDGSTTITMSLTGGALSWAAARRGATVVDASALGLRLGDGTMLGRSGTVVTRYQHWTTDTTWTPVYGRNATVRDRYQEMRWNLQDSATGINFSVQIRAYPGGVAFRYVLLDHGTATVADELTTFVFPDGALVYSARDEDPYNPVAPDAIPSTGTSTTDTGPLTDLPLTATYATGGLIACVCESSRVGFPRLMLSSVPGQPGALAAYLMEHTARGADTVRTTSTVTTPFATPWRAVVTGSTHAELVDNAELVLSLAPATALADTSWIRPGKAFRCQLTTAGGMAGVDFAVARGMQYIEYDDGWYGDASHSTDATKPIPEIDLPSVLSYAAGKGIGVILYVDRRAAGSPDSLFDLYKGWGVAGVKLGFINDGTQAMTNQITNWVRTAAGHELLIDLHDDVRPFGYERTYPNWISLEGVRGNERFPTASHNVTLPFARNIGGPMDYTICYGQSRNRTTNAHQMAMAAVYYQPLAFLYWYDQPSKYAGTAGWPGLPWFDAVPTSWDQSRALAGSIGRYVAVARRKGNTWYLGAMTDESARTLSLPLSFLGSGTWTATVYADGTPGASPYQTPVAVSTRTVTSATALSVAMAPSGGQAVLLEPS